In Cynocephalus volans isolate mCynVol1 chromosome 3, mCynVol1.pri, whole genome shotgun sequence, one DNA window encodes the following:
- the ZNF579 gene encoding zinc finger protein 579 — MDPQPPPPAQGSPPHRGRGRGRGRGRGRGRGRGRGGAGAPRAPLPCPICGRLFRFPYYLSRHRLSHSGLRPHACPLCPKAFRRPAHLSRHLRGHGPQPPLRCAACPRTFPEPAQLRRHLAQEHAGGEVELAIERVAKETAESSWGPQEEGVEQPTTAAAGAAEDEAAWPPTWPTGEPAAPAAPTSAEPRESEQEEAEAGAAELRAELALAARRQEEKQVLLQADWTLLCLRCREAFATKGELKAHPCLRPEGEQEGDGGPPPRPKRHQCSICLKAFARPWSLSRHRLVHSTNRPFVCPDCGLAFRLASYLRQHRRVHGPLSLLAPLPAAGKKDDKASAGRNSGKGPEGGEGAGCGAGSEGGGGQNGGDAAPARPPAGEPRFWCPECGKGFRRRAHLRQHGVTHSGARPFQCVRCQREFKRLADLARHAQVHAGGPAPHPCPHCPRRFSRAYSLLRHQRCHRAELERAAAERAAALQALQAQAPPSPPLPPPPPKAEQEEGVQLPIVRIKEEPPSPGTPPQSPPVPPVFLSASCFDSQDHSAFEMEEEEVDSKAHLRGLGGLAS; from the coding sequence ATGGATCCTcagccccctccacctgcccAGGGCAGCCCGCCTCACCGTGGCCGAGGCCGGGGCCGTGGCCGGGGCCGTGGTCGTGGCCGAGGCCGTGGCAGAGGGGGCGCTGGAGCCCCTCgggcgcccctgccctgccccatctGTGGCCGCCTCTTTCGCTTCCCCTACTACCTCTCCCGACACCGGCTGAGCCACTCGGGCCTCCGGCCCCACGCCTGCCCGCTGTGCCCCAAGGCCTTCCGACGGCCTGCCCACCTGTCCCGCCACCTGCGTGGCCACGGGCCCCAGCCTCCGCTGCGCTGTGCCGCCTGTCCCCGCACCTTCCCAGAGCCCGCCCAGCTCAGGCGCCACTTGGCCCAGGAGCATGCAGGTGGCGAGGTCGAGCTGGCCATCGAGAGGGTGGCCAAGGAGACGGCCGAATCCAGCTGGGGCCCGCAGGAAGAGGGCGTGGAGCAGCCCACCACGGCAGCAGCGGGGGCTGCGGAGGATGAGGCGGCGTGGCCCCCGACGTGGCCCACTGGGGAGCCCGCTGCGCCGGCGGCTCCCACGAGCGCTGAGCCCCGGGAGTCAGAGCAGGAGGAGGCCGAGGCAGGGGCCGCGGAGTTGAGGGCCGAGTTGGCGCTGGCGGCCAGAAGGCAGGAGGAGAAGCAGGTCTTGCTCCAGGCCGACTGGACGCTGCTGTGCCTGCGCTGCCGCGAAGCCTTCGCCACCAAGGGTGAGCTCAAAGCGCACCCGTGTCTGCGCCCAGAGGGCGAACAGGAGGGCGACGGGGGGCCCCCGCCACGCCCCAAGCGACACCAGTGCTCCATCTGCCTCAAGGCCTTCGCCAGGCCCTGGTCCCTGTCCCGCCACCGGCTGGTCCACTCCACCAACCGCCCTTTTGTGTGCCCAGACTGCGGCCTGGCTTTCCGCCTGGCCTCCTACCTCCGCCAGCACCGCCGCGTCCACGGTCCGCTCAGCCTGCTGGCCCCGCTGCCCGCAGCCGGGAAGAAGGACGACAAGGCCTCGGCTGGACGGAACTCAGGGAAGGGGCCGGAGGGGGGCGAAGGGGCGGGATGCGGGGCTGGCTCCGAAGGAGGAGGAGGGCAGAATGGAGGGGACGCTGCCCCGGCCCGGCCCCCCGCCGGGGAACCTCGCTTCTGGTGTCCCGAGTGCGGCAAGGGTTTCCGGCGCCGGGCACACCTGCGGCAGCACGGGGTGACCCACTCGGGGGCACGTCCCTTCCAGTGTGTGCGCTGCCAGCGGGAGTTCAAGCGGCTGGCAGACCTGGCCCGCCACGCGCAGGTGCACGCCGGGGGCCCGGCCCCGCACCCGTGCCCGCACTGCCCGCGGCGCTTCTCGCGCGCCTACAGCCTCCTGCGCCACCAGCGCTGCCATCGAGCCGAGCTGGAGAGGGCCGCCGCGGAGAGGGCCGCCGCGCTGCAGGCGCTCCAGGCCCAGGCCCCTCCGTCACCACCGCTGCCTCCACCGCCCCCGAAGGCTGAGCAGGAAGAAGGGGTCCAGTTGCCCATCGTACGCATCAAGGAAGAGCCGCCCTCCCCAGGGACACCACCCCAGTCCCCGCCTGTCCCCCCTGTCTTCCTCAGCGCCTCCTGTTTCGACAGCCAAGACCACTCAGCCTTCGAGATGGAGGAAGAAGAGGTAGACAGCAAAGCTCACCTGCGCGGCTTGGGAGGCCTGGCCTCCTGA